In the Piscinibacter sp. XHJ-5 genome, one interval contains:
- the flgJ gene encoding flagellar assembly peptidoglycan hydrolase FlgJ, whose translation MNLPSTSGVNLDSLRARAASDPKAAIKEAARQFEALFMQELMKSMRQAQQSMSSGLLDNAGSQMGTEMLDTQFASRMTGLPGGLSDAIAKQLERQMGGSAVVPVAPAAAAGAPSASAKVSQRQSDFLSRHGDAARAAEAQSGIPAAFMVSQAAHETGWGRHEIRQADGTPSFNLFGIKAGAGWKGKVAEVTTTEYVDGVARKVTARFRAYDSYAESFSDYARLMKDSPRYGQVVANASSAQGFAQGLQRAGYATDPAYADKLTRVINTTLRLQRSTA comes from the coding sequence CGCCAGGCAGTTCGAGGCGCTCTTCATGCAGGAGCTGATGAAGAGCATGCGCCAGGCGCAGCAGTCAATGTCGTCCGGCCTGCTCGACAACGCCGGCTCGCAGATGGGGACCGAGATGCTCGACACGCAGTTCGCCTCCAGGATGACCGGGTTGCCGGGCGGCCTGAGCGACGCGATCGCCAAGCAGCTCGAGCGCCAGATGGGCGGCAGCGCGGTCGTGCCGGTCGCGCCGGCCGCGGCCGCCGGTGCGCCTTCGGCGTCCGCGAAGGTCTCGCAGCGCCAGTCCGACTTCCTCAGCCGGCATGGCGACGCGGCGCGCGCCGCCGAGGCGCAGAGCGGCATTCCGGCGGCCTTCATGGTGTCGCAGGCGGCGCACGAGACCGGCTGGGGCCGGCACGAGATCCGCCAGGCCGACGGCACGCCGTCGTTCAACCTGTTCGGCATCAAGGCCGGCGCCGGCTGGAAGGGCAAGGTCGCGGAGGTCACGACCACCGAATACGTCGACGGCGTGGCGCGCAAGGTGACGGCGCGGTTCCGCGCCTACGACTCCTACGCCGAATCGTTCAGCGACTACGCCAGGTTGATGAAGGACAGCCCCCGCTACGGCCAGGTCGTCGCCAACGCTTCGTCGGCGCAGGGCTTCGCGCAAGGCCTCCAGCGCGCCGGCTACGCCACCGATCCGGCGTATGCCGACAAGCTGACCCGCGTCATCAACACCACGCTGCGGCTGCAGCGCAGCACGGCCTGA
- the flgK gene encoding flagellar hook-associated protein FlgK: MAGSALMNLGTRALFANYAALQATGNNISNANTKGYSRQTVELESAGGQFSGAGFFGKGVNVTTVARAHDEFLTREAASTRAVAAADAARAEQLKQLESVFGTGEAGVGYAAGQFLNAFVDVANRPQDLAARQVVLARAADVASRFRAAGEQLDSLQANVTADIKAAVATVNTLARQVADLNGQISLAQGSGHAPNDLLDQRDRLIGEISSYLQVTTIPASDGSMNVFIGGGQRLVLGGDVTPLAAVADEFNPALVRLGIVDGSGTHAMPDSLITGGSVGGLLRFQASDLVDARNLLGQMAQALAGKVNEQQALGLGLGQPAAAGAAIFGTGALTVLPSSGNAMAGGVPVASYVNGSGTRMPSVSFSIVDATQLRPSAYEVTPDPATPGNYLVTRLSDGVQTSVASGATVDGWQLGVVAPLPAAGDRFLLQPVGTAALNMKRVLDDPKGIAAASPVTAATGTANTGTATVAGVKAVSTTLNPQLTATLTFTDDSGAYSWELRDATTNALASSGTGTWTAGQGISLNGFQLDLNGVPRTADTITVQRTAFPASNNGNALALTDLRELRMVGRTPSSSGVTITDAYANVMTEIGVRVQSGEMAADMSATVAQDAQAAVSEKTGVNLDEEAARLIQFQQSYQAAAKMLQVAQSVMDTLLQVAAR; this comes from the coding sequence ATGGCCGGCTCCGCATTGATGAACCTCGGCACGCGCGCACTGTTCGCGAACTACGCGGCGCTGCAGGCCACCGGCAACAACATCTCCAACGCCAACACCAAGGGCTACTCGCGCCAGACCGTCGAGCTCGAATCGGCAGGCGGCCAGTTCAGCGGCGCCGGCTTCTTCGGCAAGGGCGTCAACGTGACGACGGTGGCGCGCGCCCACGACGAGTTCCTGACGCGGGAAGCAGCGTCGACCCGCGCGGTGGCCGCCGCGGACGCGGCACGGGCCGAGCAGCTGAAGCAGCTCGAATCCGTGTTCGGCACCGGCGAGGCCGGCGTCGGCTACGCGGCCGGCCAGTTCCTCAACGCTTTCGTCGATGTCGCCAATCGGCCGCAGGACCTCGCCGCGCGCCAGGTGGTGCTGGCCCGCGCCGCCGACGTGGCCTCGCGCTTTCGCGCCGCGGGCGAGCAGCTCGATTCGCTGCAGGCCAACGTCACCGCCGACATCAAGGCCGCGGTGGCGACCGTGAACACGCTGGCGCGCCAGGTGGCCGACCTGAACGGGCAGATCTCGCTGGCGCAGGGCTCGGGCCACGCGCCGAACGACCTGCTCGACCAGCGCGATCGCCTGATCGGCGAGATCTCCTCGTACCTGCAGGTCACGACCATCCCTGCCAGCGACGGATCGATGAACGTCTTCATCGGCGGCGGCCAGCGGCTGGTGCTCGGCGGCGACGTCACGCCGCTCGCGGCGGTGGCCGACGAATTCAACCCGGCCCTCGTGCGGCTGGGCATCGTCGACGGCAGCGGCACGCATGCGATGCCCGACAGCCTGATCACCGGCGGCTCGGTGGGCGGCCTGCTGCGCTTCCAGGCGAGCGACCTCGTCGATGCGCGCAACCTGCTGGGCCAGATGGCGCAGGCGCTCGCCGGCAAGGTCAACGAGCAACAAGCGCTGGGCCTGGGCCTGGGACAGCCGGCGGCAGCGGGCGCCGCCATCTTCGGCACCGGCGCGCTCACCGTGCTGCCCTCCAGCGGCAACGCGATGGCCGGCGGCGTGCCGGTCGCGTCGTACGTCAACGGCAGCGGCACGCGGATGCCCAGCGTCAGCTTCTCCATCGTCGATGCGACCCAGCTGCGCCCCAGTGCCTACGAGGTGACGCCCGATCCCGCCACGCCGGGCAACTACCTCGTGACCCGGCTGTCCGATGGCGTGCAGACCTCGGTGGCCTCGGGTGCCACCGTGGACGGCTGGCAGCTCGGCGTGGTGGCGCCGCTGCCCGCCGCGGGCGACCGCTTTCTGCTGCAGCCGGTGGGCACGGCGGCGCTCAACATGAAGCGCGTGCTCGACGACCCCAAGGGCATCGCCGCCGCATCGCCGGTGACGGCCGCCACCGGCACCGCCAACACCGGCACCGCGACGGTGGCCGGCGTGAAGGCGGTCAGCACCACGCTGAATCCCCAGCTCACCGCGACCCTCACCTTCACCGACGACAGCGGCGCCTACAGCTGGGAGCTGCGCGACGCGACGACCAACGCGCTGGCCAGCAGCGGCACCGGAACGTGGACGGCCGGCCAGGGCATCAGCCTCAACGGCTTCCAGCTCGACCTCAACGGCGTGCCCAGGACCGCCGACACCATCACCGTCCAGCGCACCGCATTCCCGGCCAGCAACAACGGCAACGCGCTTGCGCTGACCGACCTGCGCGAGTTGCGCATGGTGGGGCGCACGCCGTCGAGCAGCGGCGTCACCATCACCGACGCCTACGCCAACGTGATGACCGAGATCGGCGTGCGCGTGCAAAGCGGCGAGATGGCGGCCGACATGTCGGCCACCGTGGCACAGGACGCGCAGGCGGCGGTCAGCGAGAAGACCGGCGTCAACCTCGACGAGGAGGCGGCGCGCCTGATCCAGTTCCAGCAGAGCTACCAGGCGGCGGCCAAGATGCTGCAGGTGGCGCAATCGGTGATGGATACCTTGCTGCAGGTCGCGGCACGGTAG